A genome region from Labilibaculum antarcticum includes the following:
- a CDS encoding M23 family metallopeptidase: MKIPRTYTIIPLLLLFFLFSKQIYAQDKIFPQNYFRSPVNFDITLAGNFAELRNNHFHSGIDIRTFTTGKKVYAIADGFISRIKISAGGYGKAIYIDHPNGYTSVFAHLDHFTPDIEEFVKSYQYQNNTFEFDLALKKDEMLVKKGTVLAFSGNTGSSAGPHLHFEIRDTKSEHPLNPLLFGFKIKDTTPPKIFKFYIYPLDSASNINGLNSRQAFPVTYYNKAYHLKSDPELKLLGNIGFALEVNDYMDNTWAKCGIYDLEMTINDTLISSFSLKEFSFDESLYVNSHMDYELNVSQNKRIHKTFKEPNDKLSIYSKMKNNGIFHFKKSVSYKIDFRVSDANMNESNLRVYAKGNETEKIFSTGAFETLMNYEKENFFVRKNIELEFPKNSFYSSIPFTYSVEKDSSYLSDIHSIHSENTPVHNYYTISIKPKYLPKEKSDKLYIARINKDGETVNEGGVYFDSSVKTKSRYFGKFAVAIDTIPPLIKPKTNFELKSLRGQESIRFTISDNLTGIKSYEGLINEKWVLFEYDAKNDLLFYVFDSKRLPPNKNHQLKVKVTDQVGNQETFTTDFTW, from the coding sequence ATGAAGATACCCAGAACATACACCATAATTCCACTACTATTACTATTTTTTTTATTTTCTAAACAAATATATGCGCAGGACAAGATATTTCCTCAAAATTATTTTCGATCGCCTGTTAATTTCGACATAACATTGGCGGGTAACTTTGCAGAACTCCGTAATAATCACTTTCATTCAGGCATTGATATCAGAACATTTACAACAGGTAAAAAAGTTTATGCAATTGCTGATGGTTTTATAAGTAGAATTAAAATATCCGCTGGTGGTTACGGAAAAGCAATTTATATCGATCATCCAAATGGCTACACCTCTGTTTTTGCTCATCTTGATCATTTCACCCCCGACATCGAGGAATTCGTTAAATCATATCAATACCAAAACAATACTTTCGAATTTGATTTAGCCCTTAAGAAAGATGAAATGTTGGTTAAAAAAGGAACGGTTCTTGCTTTTTCAGGAAATACAGGTTCCTCTGCCGGTCCGCATTTGCATTTCGAAATAAGAGATACAAAATCAGAACATCCTCTTAACCCGTTACTTTTCGGTTTTAAAATAAAGGATACTACGCCTCCTAAAATATTCAAATTTTACATCTATCCTCTCGATTCAGCAAGTAATATTAATGGGCTTAACAGCAGACAGGCTTTCCCCGTAACCTACTACAATAAAGCATATCATCTTAAAAGCGATCCTGAATTAAAATTATTAGGCAATATTGGTTTTGCTTTGGAAGTAAACGACTATATGGATAATACCTGGGCTAAGTGCGGAATTTACGACCTGGAAATGACAATAAACGACACTTTAATCTCAAGCTTTTCCTTAAAAGAATTTTCTTTTGATGAATCCCTTTACGTTAATAGCCACATGGATTACGAATTAAATGTATCTCAGAATAAACGCATCCATAAAACCTTTAAAGAGCCAAACGATAAACTTAGTATTTATTCAAAAATGAAAAACAATGGGATTTTTCATTTTAAAAAGAGTGTCAGTTACAAAATTGACTTTCGTGTTTCTGATGCGAATATGAATGAAAGCAATCTTAGAGTTTATGCAAAAGGAAACGAAACTGAAAAGATATTTTCCACAGGTGCTTTTGAAACACTAATGAACTACGAAAAAGAAAATTTTTTCGTGAGAAAAAATATTGAATTAGAATTTCCTAAGAATAGTTTCTATTCCTCAATTCCATTTACTTACTCCGTTGAAAAAGATTCAAGCTACCTTTCAGATATTCATTCCATTCATAGTGAAAATACTCCCGTTCACAACTATTACACGATTTCCATAAAACCAAAATACCTACCCAAAGAAAAATCAGATAAACTTTATATAGCTAGAATAAATAAAGATGGAGAAACAGTAAACGAAGGGGGCGTTTATTTTGATTCTTCAGTTAAAACAAAATCCAGATATTTTGGAAAATTCGCCGTAGCGATAGATACAATTCCTCCTTTGATTAAGCCGAAAACTAATTTTGAATTAAAATCCTTGAGAGGACAAGAATCAATTCGATTTACCATTTCTGATAATTTAACAGGGATAAAATCGTACGAAGGATTGATTAATGAGAAATGGGTACTATTCGAGTATGATGCTAAAAATGATCTTTTATTTTATGTTTTTGATAGCAAAAGATTACCTCCTAATAAAAATCATCAATTGAAAGTAAAGGTGACAGATCAAGTTGGAAACCAAGAAACATTTACAACCGATTTTACATGGTAG
- a CDS encoding dipeptidase: MKKIFVVAALLMLVSAFSTPSAKACTNYLITRGASTDGSNMITYAADSHVLYGELYFRPAADWAEGTMLDVYEWDTGKFLGQIPQVPHTYSVVGNMNEYQVAIGETTYGGRSELGSQDGAIIDYGSLIYLALQRSKNAREAIKVMTELVETYGYYSSGESFSISDANEVWILELIGKGNGEKGAVWVARMIPDGYVSGHANQARITTFPLEGKTSISSDKMDKIFNSEVQNVYAKDVISFAKEKGFYSKEGKNKDFSFSDTYAPVDFGGARFCEIRVWSFFNDVKEGMDQYFDYCKGNIEHDEKGYATNRMPLWIKPDHKINVLEVMDFMRNHLEGTDLDMSKDMGAGPFGNPYRWRPLTWKVDGVTYCNERATATQQTGFSFVAQSRNWLPDAVGGINWFGVDDASSSVYFPVYCGITRVPETFAVGNGKLMDFTSKSAFWIFNQVSNFAYTRYNEIHPEIATKQKALETKYLAFTNIIDLAAEGMFKKNKATAIEFLTDFSCNQGNNLVDEWKDFYGYLFAKFMDGNIKEKDGNNQNPKMKQPGYSKEFYKTIVKTTGDKLKVVGDSH; the protein is encoded by the coding sequence ATGAAAAAGATTTTTGTAGTTGCGGCTCTTCTAATGTTGGTGTCTGCTTTTTCAACTCCAAGTGCCAAGGCATGTACAAATTACCTAATAACCCGTGGAGCTTCCACTGATGGTTCTAATATGATTACCTATGCAGCCGATTCGCATGTATTATATGGAGAATTATATTTTCGTCCTGCTGCAGATTGGGCAGAAGGAACAATGCTTGATGTTTACGAATGGGATACAGGAAAATTTCTTGGTCAAATTCCACAAGTACCGCATACATATTCTGTAGTTGGTAACATGAACGAATACCAAGTAGCAATTGGGGAAACCACTTATGGTGGTCGCTCAGAACTAGGATCTCAGGATGGCGCAATAATTGATTACGGAAGTCTTATTTATCTAGCTCTTCAGAGATCAAAAAATGCACGTGAAGCAATCAAAGTGATGACTGAGCTTGTTGAGACATACGGCTATTACAGTTCAGGCGAGTCTTTCTCTATTTCTGACGCCAATGAAGTTTGGATTTTAGAACTGATTGGTAAGGGTAATGGTGAAAAGGGTGCCGTTTGGGTTGCACGTATGATTCCTGACGGATATGTTAGTGGTCATGCAAATCAAGCAAGAATCACTACTTTCCCTCTAGAGGGTAAAACATCGATTTCTTCGGATAAAATGGATAAAATTTTCAATTCTGAAGTTCAGAATGTTTACGCAAAAGACGTTATTTCATTTGCCAAGGAAAAAGGATTCTATTCTAAAGAAGGAAAAAATAAAGATTTTAGTTTTTCAGATACATATGCTCCCGTTGATTTTGGAGGAGCACGTTTTTGTGAAATTAGAGTTTGGTCTTTCTTTAATGATGTAAAAGAAGGAATGGATCAGTATTTTGACTATTGCAAGGGCAATATAGAACACGACGAAAAGGGCTATGCTACTAACAGAATGCCCTTGTGGATTAAACCTGATCACAAAATAAATGTACTTGAGGTGATGGATTTTATGAGAAATCATTTAGAAGGTACAGATTTAGATATGTCGAAGGATATGGGAGCAGGGCCTTTCGGAAATCCATACAGATGGAGACCTTTAACCTGGAAGGTAGATGGTGTAACGTATTGTAATGAACGTGCTACTGCTACACAACAAACAGGTTTCTCTTTTGTTGCACAAAGCAGAAACTGGTTACCAGATGCTGTTGGTGGAATTAACTGGTTTGGTGTTGATGATGCATCTTCTTCGGTTTACTTCCCTGTATATTGTGGAATTACAAGAGTTCCTGAGACTTTCGCTGTAGGAAACGGAAAGTTGATGGATTTCACAAGTAAATCTGCATTTTGGATATTTAATCAGGTTAGTAATTTCGCCTATACTCGTTACAACGAAATACATCCTGAGATTGCAACTAAACAAAAAGCATTAGAGACCAAATATCTTGCTTTTACAAATATTATTGATCTTGCTGCTGAGGGTATGTTTAAGAAAAACAAAGCAACAGCAATCGAATTCTTAACAGATTTCTCTTGCAACCAGGGAAATAATCTAGTTGATGAATGGAAAGATTTCTATGGTTACCTTTTTGCGAAATTTATGGATGGCAATATCAAAGAAAAGGATGGTAACAATCAAAATCCTAAAATGAAACAACCTGGTTACAGTAAAGAGTTCTACAAAACGATTGTAAAAACAACAGGTGACAAGCTAAAAGTTGTTGGTGACTCTCATTAA
- the rny gene encoding ribonuclease Y, with the protein MIEIIIGSIAFIGGGVVSYFVLQKTLNNRSSSIIRDAQSEAEVIKKDKILQAKEKFFQLKTEHDKQINSRNNKLLASETKYKQRENALTQRIEEFQRKKKEVDIVRDNLTVQIDLVERKSDELEKAKKQQIDQLEKISGLSGEEAKTQLIDSMRDVAKTEAMSYVNEIMEEAKMTANMEAKKVVVKTIQRVATETAIENSVTIFHIESDEIKGRIIGREGRNIRALEAATGIEIIVDDTPEAIVLSGFDPVRREIARLALHQLVTDGRIHPARIEEVVNKVRKQIEEEIIETGKRTAIDLGVHGLHPELIRLVGKMKYRSSYGQNLLQHSRETANLCAIMATELGLNAKRAKRAGLLHDIGKVPDEEPELPHAILGMKLAEKYKEKPDICNAIGAHHDEIEMTSMISPIIQACDAISGARPGARREIVESYIKRLKDLENLALSHPGVLKTYAIQAGRELRVIVGSDKVSDKDAETLSLEIAQKIQDEMTYPGQVKITVIRETRAINYAK; encoded by the coding sequence ATGATTGAAATAATAATAGGGTCTATTGCGTTTATTGGCGGTGGCGTTGTTTCTTACTTTGTTTTGCAAAAGACTCTTAATAATAGGAGTAGCTCAATAATTAGGGATGCGCAATCGGAAGCGGAAGTGATCAAAAAAGATAAGATTCTTCAGGCGAAAGAGAAATTTTTCCAATTAAAGACTGAGCACGATAAGCAAATTAACTCAAGGAATAATAAATTACTTGCTTCAGAAACTAAATACAAGCAACGGGAAAATGCTTTAACACAAAGGATTGAAGAATTTCAGCGCAAGAAAAAGGAAGTTGATATTGTTCGTGATAATTTGACTGTTCAAATTGATTTGGTAGAGAGAAAGTCGGATGAATTAGAGAAGGCAAAAAAACAGCAAATTGATCAGTTGGAAAAAATTTCAGGTTTGTCAGGTGAAGAGGCTAAGACACAGTTGATTGATTCTATGCGTGATGTGGCGAAAACTGAGGCAATGTCTTACGTGAATGAAATCATGGAAGAAGCCAAGATGACCGCTAACATGGAAGCTAAGAAAGTAGTTGTGAAAACAATTCAACGAGTAGCTACTGAGACTGCAATTGAAAATTCAGTGACAATTTTCCATATCGAATCGGACGAAATTAAAGGTAGAATTATTGGTCGAGAAGGACGAAATATTCGTGCTTTAGAAGCTGCTACTGGAATTGAAATAATTGTAGATGATACTCCTGAGGCTATTGTCCTTTCTGGTTTTGATCCGGTAAGACGTGAAATTGCAAGATTGGCTTTGCACCAATTAGTTACCGATGGACGTATTCACCCTGCCAGAATTGAGGAGGTTGTTAATAAGGTTCGTAAGCAGATTGAGGAAGAAATTATTGAAACAGGTAAGCGTACTGCAATCGATTTGGGCGTTCATGGTTTACATCCTGAACTGATTCGTTTGGTTGGTAAAATGAAGTATCGTTCATCTTACGGACAAAATTTATTACAACACTCAAGAGAAACTGCTAATCTTTGTGCAATCATGGCAACTGAGCTTGGGTTGAATGCGAAAAGAGCGAAACGTGCAGGTCTGTTGCATGATATTGGAAAAGTGCCGGATGAAGAGCCGGAATTGCCACATGCAATTTTAGGTATGAAATTGGCTGAGAAATACAAAGAGAAGCCAGATATCTGTAATGCAATTGGAGCTCACCATGATGAAATTGAAATGACATCAATGATTTCTCCAATTATTCAGGCTTGTGATGCTATTTCTGGTGCCCGTCCGGGAGCAAGACGAGAAATTGTAGAATCGTATATCAAGAGATTGAAAGACCTTGAGAATTTGGCATTGTCACATCCAGGTGTTCTTAAAACATATGCAATTCAGGCAGGTAGAGAATTAAGAGTAATTGTAGGTAGTGATAAAGTTTCGGATAAAGACGCTGAAACTCTATCCTTAGAAATTGCTCAGAAAATTCAGGATGAAATGACTTATCCTGGTCAGGTGAAGATTACCGTAATTCGAGAAACAAGAGCGATTAATTACGCGAAGTAA
- a CDS encoding nucleoside phosphorylase, with the protein MNKIKSSELIINPDGSVFHLHLKPEHLADTVILVGDPGRVELVASYFDNVEFTISNREFVTKTGSYKGKRFSVLSTGIGTDNIDIVVNELDALVNIDLETRTPKKEHKTLNLVRIGTSGALQGNILVDSFLLSNKSIGFDGMLNFYADRDSVSELDFEEAFKKFVNWDKKLASPYVVPASKILLDLLDGDDMTRGVTISANGFYGPQGRVLRLQTLDPDLNDKLEKFEYKGEKITNYEMESSAIFGLSAMLGHESVAVCAIIANRINKDASKDYHPTIKKLIQTVLDRLSK; encoded by the coding sequence ATGAATAAAATTAAATCATCAGAATTAATAATAAATCCTGACGGAAGTGTTTTTCACTTACACCTTAAACCAGAACACCTTGCTGATACTGTAATTTTGGTAGGTGATCCTGGACGTGTTGAATTAGTCGCTAGTTATTTCGACAACGTAGAATTCACCATATCAAATCGTGAGTTTGTAACAAAAACCGGAAGCTATAAAGGCAAAAGGTTCTCTGTTCTTTCAACAGGAATTGGTACCGATAATATAGATATCGTAGTGAATGAATTAGATGCTTTGGTAAATATCGATTTAGAAACGCGAACTCCTAAAAAAGAACACAAAACTCTAAATTTAGTTCGCATCGGTACTTCTGGGGCTTTACAGGGAAATATTCTTGTTGACTCATTTTTGCTATCAAACAAATCAATTGGTTTCGATGGCATGCTGAATTTTTACGCGGATAGAGATTCTGTATCCGAATTGGATTTTGAAGAAGCATTTAAAAAGTTTGTGAATTGGGATAAAAAATTAGCGTCTCCCTATGTGGTTCCTGCGTCAAAAATACTATTGGACTTATTGGATGGAGATGACATGACCAGAGGCGTTACAATCTCTGCAAATGGGTTTTACGGACCTCAGGGAAGAGTTCTTCGTCTTCAAACTCTCGATCCTGATTTAAATGACAAACTTGAAAAGTTTGAATACAAAGGTGAAAAAATCACCAATTACGAAATGGAGAGTTCTGCAATATTTGGCCTTTCGGCAATGTTGGGACACGAATCGGTTGCTGTTTGTGCAATAATCGCTAATCGCATTAATAAGGATGCAAGTAAAGACTATCATCCAACGATAAAAAAACTTATCCAAACCGTTTTAGATCGACTAAGCAAATAG
- a CDS encoding DUF5916 domain-containing protein — MKRVLLLIYLITNLFVLPAHSLTPKKELTAVRVTTKPVIDGYLTDEVWKGVPIATDFIQFEPSNGEPSNFKTEAKFIYTDHSIIVGVMMYDNNPNGILKELSKRDEINNSDFLSILIDPFNNGLDAFEFIITPAGVQWDAKVVKGNEDSSWDAVWNSAAIINENGWSAEMEIPYSALRFPAKEIQEWGINMIRNIQSVREKTSWNFIDKEEDGWVGQSGVMKGIENVNPPVRLSFTPYFSTYFDKSSDNSSVEVNYRGGMDLKYGINESYTLDMMLVPDFGQVQSDDEILNLSPFEVKFDENRQFFTEATELFDRGGIFYTRRIGGRPVNMNEVEDQLKDNEKITENPIETKIINATKVSGRNSKGLGIGVFNAMTKNTYAEVSDTLSGDSRKVKTQPFSNYNMLVVDQSLKNESYASLFTTNVYIPELDYLANVSGTEFEFRNKERSYSLKGKGIVSSRFDKGQSDEIGHYHELEFGRIKGKFNWDFYHRMISDKYNPNDMGYLNRNNVINNDLNFYYNNSDPKGSVLVRNWYVQLSHEARFKPRRFSRFTIYYNGQMKFKSHTSIGVYGNFVPLHQYDFNEPRVDGLKLRKGSSAFAGAWISSDYRKAFAIDVRGEYGKRLSNDNLQVFEIEIEPRYRFSDKFVMSYQLEWGRSLNDLGYVDDEEINGKTTVYIGDRDNSYLENKLNGSYIFNNKSSLTMKVRHYWAKAKYNSFHTLRSDGRLNNTDYNENNDINFNSFTIDMVYSWRFAPGSELAVVWKNTIFSEDDKIAHRFMNNLKNTFDATQFNSLSVKVIYYIDYMSLKRKG; from the coding sequence ATGAAGAGAGTGTTGCTACTAATTTACCTGATTACAAACCTATTTGTTTTGCCCGCACATAGTTTAACTCCTAAAAAGGAACTTACTGCTGTTCGTGTTACGACTAAACCCGTAATTGATGGATATCTAACTGATGAAGTTTGGAAGGGCGTACCTATTGCAACTGATTTTATTCAGTTTGAACCATCGAATGGTGAACCATCTAATTTTAAAACAGAGGCGAAATTTATTTATACCGATCATTCCATTATTGTTGGTGTGATGATGTATGATAACAATCCCAATGGAATTCTTAAAGAGCTGAGTAAGAGAGATGAGATTAATAATTCTGATTTTTTATCGATACTAATTGATCCTTTTAACAATGGATTGGATGCTTTTGAATTTATTATTACTCCGGCAGGAGTGCAGTGGGACGCTAAAGTGGTTAAGGGCAATGAAGATTCGAGTTGGGATGCAGTTTGGAATAGTGCGGCCATTATTAATGAAAATGGCTGGAGTGCCGAAATGGAAATACCTTACTCTGCATTGCGTTTTCCTGCCAAAGAAATTCAGGAGTGGGGAATTAATATGATCCGAAATATTCAGAGTGTAAGAGAAAAAACAAGTTGGAATTTTATTGATAAAGAAGAGGATGGCTGGGTGGGTCAGAGTGGAGTGATGAAAGGAATTGAGAATGTAAATCCTCCGGTTCGCTTGTCGTTTACACCGTATTTTTCTACTTATTTCGATAAATCGTCCGATAATTCTTCTGTTGAAGTGAATTACAGAGGAGGAATGGATTTAAAATACGGAATCAACGAAAGTTATACCTTAGACATGATGCTGGTTCCTGATTTTGGACAGGTGCAGTCTGATGATGAAATTCTGAATTTATCACCCTTTGAGGTGAAGTTTGATGAGAACAGACAATTTTTTACTGAGGCCACGGAGTTATTTGATCGTGGAGGGATTTTCTATACAAGAAGAATTGGTGGTCGTCCTGTTAATATGAACGAGGTAGAAGATCAATTAAAGGATAATGAGAAAATTACTGAGAATCCTATCGAGACAAAAATTATTAATGCAACCAAGGTTTCTGGAAGGAATTCAAAAGGCTTGGGTATTGGTGTTTTTAATGCAATGACTAAAAATACCTATGCAGAAGTTAGCGATACCCTTAGCGGGGATAGCAGAAAGGTAAAGACCCAGCCATTTTCAAATTACAATATGTTGGTGGTCGATCAGAGTTTGAAAAATGAGTCGTATGCCAGTTTGTTTACTACTAATGTGTACATCCCAGAGTTGGACTATCTTGCTAATGTGAGTGGAACAGAGTTCGAATTCAGGAATAAAGAACGCTCCTATAGTTTAAAAGGAAAGGGGATTGTTTCTTCACGATTCGACAAAGGGCAATCGGATGAGATTGGTCATTATCATGAATTGGAGTTCGGTAGAATTAAAGGGAAATTCAATTGGGATTTTTACCACAGAATGATTTCGGATAAATACAATCCCAATGATATGGGGTATTTAAATCGAAACAATGTGATTAATAATGATTTGAATTTCTACTACAACAATTCAGATCCTAAAGGTTCAGTTCTGGTAAGAAATTGGTACGTACAATTGAGTCACGAAGCAAGATTTAAGCCAAGAAGATTTTCTCGATTCACAATTTATTACAATGGGCAAATGAAATTCAAGAGTCATACTTCAATAGGTGTTTATGGTAATTTTGTACCCTTGCATCAGTACGACTTTAATGAGCCAAGAGTTGACGGATTGAAGCTAAGGAAAGGATCATCGGCATTTGCCGGAGCATGGATTTCATCGGATTACCGGAAGGCATTCGCCATTGATGTGCGAGGTGAGTACGGTAAAAGATTGTCTAATGATAATTTGCAAGTGTTTGAGATTGAGATTGAACCCCGATATCGTTTTAGCGACAAGTTCGTGATGAGTTATCAGTTAGAATGGGGAAGGAGTTTGAATGATTTGGGATATGTTGATGATGAGGAAATTAATGGCAAAACGACAGTTTATATTGGAGACAGAGACAATTCTTATTTAGAGAATAAGCTGAATGGAAGTTATATTTTCAACAATAAAAGCTCATTAACGATGAAGGTTCGACACTATTGGGCAAAAGCGAAATACAATAGCTTTCATACATTGCGATCGGATGGACGTTTAAATAATACAGACTACAATGAAAATAATGATATCAATTTTAACAGCTTTACTATTGATATGGTTTACTCGTGGAGATTTGCTCCGGGAAGTGAATTAGCCGTAGTTTGGAAGAACACAATATTTAGCGAAGATGATAAAATTGCTCATCGGTTCATGAATAATTTGAAAAACACATTTGATGCAACACAGTTTAACAGCCTGTCTGTTAAAGTGATCTATTATATCGACTACATGTCGTTAAAACGAAAAGGTTAA
- a CDS encoding cell division protein ZapA — protein sequence MDEKLSIRVNVADRFYPLKIDRNQEEVIRKAAKMINEKVLQYKQRYKDKDTQDFLAMASLQYVIKVIEAENKTDVSPVLEEVRAMEQELREFLDKE from the coding sequence ATGGACGAAAAGCTTTCAATAAGAGTTAATGTGGCGGATCGATTCTATCCTTTAAAGATAGATCGTAATCAGGAAGAGGTTATCCGAAAAGCTGCAAAAATGATTAACGAAAAGGTATTGCAATACAAACAACGATATAAAGATAAAGATACTCAGGATTTTTTAGCAATGGCATCATTACAGTATGTAATTAAGGTTATTGAAGCTGAAAATAAAACTGATGTTTCACCTGTTCTTGAAGAGGTCAGAGCAATGGAACAGGAGTTAAGAGAATTTTTAGATAAAGAGTAG
- a CDS encoding prohibitin family protein, whose translation MTKQPYLLIVLGIFAVILILSGSSMFVTLQPGERGVIFRKFSGGLDKDAVFQPGFHVIAPWNQMNTYVVREQKSEETMDVLDKSGLSLNIDVSVRFNPQYNKIGYLHEIFGKDYISQLVTPEVRSSVRQVAGRYSAEEIYSTKRKEVEDAIITETSAVLSRNNIQMKALLIRSINLPAKIKTAIESKLQQEQEALAYKFRLDREQSEAERKRIAADGEAVANKIINSSLTDALLKMRGIEATIKLSESQNAKVVVIGSGKDGMPLILGNN comes from the coding sequence ATGACGAAACAGCCCTATTTATTAATTGTATTAGGAATTTTTGCGGTTATTTTGATTTTATCAGGATCAAGTATGTTTGTTACCCTGCAACCAGGTGAACGAGGAGTTATTTTCCGTAAATTTTCAGGAGGATTAGATAAAGATGCAGTTTTTCAGCCAGGTTTCCATGTTATTGCTCCTTGGAATCAGATGAATACTTATGTAGTTCGTGAACAGAAAAGTGAAGAGACCATGGATGTTTTGGACAAAAGTGGTTTGTCGCTAAATATTGATGTATCTGTACGATTTAATCCGCAGTATAATAAAATTGGATATTTGCACGAGATTTTTGGTAAGGATTATATCAGCCAATTGGTTACACCGGAAGTTCGTTCTTCGGTGAGACAAGTTGCCGGAAGGTATAGTGCAGAAGAGATCTATTCGACTAAGAGAAAAGAAGTTGAAGATGCTATTATTACAGAAACTTCAGCTGTTCTTTCAAGAAATAACATACAGATGAAAGCATTATTGATTCGCTCGATAAATCTTCCAGCGAAAATTAAAACTGCTATTGAAAGTAAACTGCAGCAAGAACAAGAAGCTCTTGCATATAAGTTTAGACTGGACAGAGAACAAAGTGAGGCGGAAAGAAAACGAATTGCTGCTGATGGTGAGGCTGTAGCCAATAAAATTATCAATAGTAGTTTAACTGATGCACTTTTGAAAATGAGAGGTATTGAAGCTACTATTAAGCTTTCTGAATCTCAAAATGCTAAAGTTGTAGTAATTGGAAGTGGAAAAGATGGCATGCCATTGATTCTTGGAAATAATTAA
- a CDS encoding transglutaminase family protein produces MNKNKLEALLSLLDDPDKEIHNSIEKELTELPVSTIPQLEDFWLESKSPLFQERLEMVINKIQFINVKRELINWSSNETPNLIDGAILVNKSYNPNLLIDPIRKSIEKIKQDVSLELNDHHTPLEKIKILNHFFYNIYNYQPLSPNQPTNWDGDIGTVLSQKHGNYIIIAIIYAGIAQELGFPVYGISLPDSIILCYKDESIPTTSKKDSDSILFYINPVDKGTVFNQEDLQQIISAKNIADKDQFYMLASNTSMIKRLVQHEINVYKRLNLNSFIPNFKELFRSI; encoded by the coding sequence ATGAATAAGAATAAGTTAGAAGCTTTGTTATCTTTACTAGACGATCCTGATAAAGAAATTCATAACAGTATAGAAAAAGAATTAACAGAGTTACCTGTTAGTACCATCCCACAATTGGAAGATTTCTGGCTAGAATCCAAGAGTCCCCTCTTTCAGGAAAGATTGGAAATGGTAATCAACAAAATTCAGTTCATTAATGTCAAAAGAGAACTTATTAACTGGAGCTCCAATGAAACCCCAAACCTAATTGATGGAGCCATTCTTGTAAATAAGAGCTATAATCCAAATCTCTTAATAGACCCAATCCGCAAAAGCATTGAGAAAATAAAACAAGATGTAAGTCTGGAGTTAAATGATCATCATACACCATTGGAAAAAATCAAAATTCTAAATCATTTTTTCTACAACATATACAACTACCAACCACTCTCGCCTAATCAACCTACAAATTGGGATGGTGATATTGGTACTGTATTATCCCAAAAACACGGTAACTATATTATTATCGCGATTATCTATGCTGGGATCGCTCAGGAATTAGGTTTCCCGGTCTACGGAATCAGCCTGCCTGACAGTATTATACTCTGCTACAAGGATGAATCAATCCCTACAACAAGTAAGAAAGACTCTGATTCTATTCTTTTCTACATCAACCCAGTTGATAAAGGAACGGTTTTCAATCAAGAAGATTTACAGCAAATCATTTCCGCGAAAAATATTGCTGACAAAGACCAATTCTACATGTTAGCTTCCAATACAAGCATGATTAAAAGATTAGTACAACACGAAATTAACGTTTACAAAAGGCTGAACTTAAATAGTTTCATTCCGAATTTTAAAGAACTATTTCGATCCATATAA